TGTCATTTTCTTCTGCCATCCAAGGGCATGGGATTTATTTTCGTTCTCCAGGACCACGTAATGGAATTACCATATTTTACCACTATTTTAGGGCAGTTGAAACTAAGCGGTCATGCAGAACAGGGTTGCCAAGTATTGGAAGCTTCACAGAATTCCAATTCTTCTGGTATTGGTCAGTTGTATTTTTTATGGCGTTTTTGCCCATAATCTCGTCCGGGAGGATTTTCCAAAACTACTTTCACTTTTTGCTGCACTTTTCTTCCTCCACTACAAACTAATTCAATTTAAAAAATGGAATTTTAAGTTTTTGTTGGTTGCCGGAATACTGTTCCGATTGGTTTTCCTGATGGTCGAACCCAATCTATCCCAGGATTTTTACCGCTTTATTTGGGATGGGGAACTTATTAAGAATGGCCTTAATCCGTACCGCTGCACGCCAAATGAGCTGATTGAAAAAACTACCTTTCATATTCAAAACGCCAATGAACTGTACCAAGGGATGGGCACATTGAGTGCAAGACACTACAGCAACTATCCCCCAATAAATCAATTGTTCTTTTATCTAAGCTCCCTGTTGGGGATGGGAAGCATTATGGGCTCCTTAATTTGGTTGCGCACCTTTACCATTGCAGCGGACATGGGTATACTTTATTTTGGAAGGAAATTGTTGGGAAACCTGAATCTAAGTCCCCATTTACTTTTTTGGTATTTCCTCAACCCGTTGGTCATCATAGAACTTACGGGAAATCTGCATTTTGAAGGTATGATGCTGTTCCTTTTTATATGGGCCATGTACCTTATATCTGCGGGGAAATATATTTTAGCGGCCCCCATCTATGCCGCATCAATTATGCTAAAGTTGGTTCCCTTACTGTTCCTTCCCCTTTTTCTGAAATTTTTTGGGATACGGAAAAGTGCCCTTTTTTATAGTGTGGTGGGGGTAAGCAGTTTCATTTATCTCATCCCTTTTTATACACCGGAATTGGCTGCCAATTATGGTAAGACCATCGGGCTATGGTTTTCGAATTTTGAGTTTAACGCCAGCATTTATAATCTGGTAAAGTATCTGGGAGTGGAATTTTTCGGTTCCAAGCCATGGGAATTAATCAAATCATACGGAAACTTTGTAAAAGTTGCTACGCTTATCATTATACTCCTTTTGACATTTATGCAAAAGCACCAAACCTTGACCTCCGTCTTAAAATCCATGTTTTTTGTTTTGGTCGGCTACTATTTTTTGTCCTCGACCGTGCATCCATGGTATATTGTTTTTCCCCTGGTATTGGGATTGTTTACCGATTACCGCTTTGCAATTTTATGGTCCGCGGTAATAATCCTAAGCTATTTCACCTATTCCCAACCGGAGTTTAAGGAAAACCTTTGGTTGATTACCCTTGAATATTTTTTGGTGATTGGTTACTTCGTTTATGAATTTCTGAAAAATCGTAACATTCCTCAACTGATTCGTAAAAACTCATAACAAAATATACAAACTTTGAAGAAATTTGTACATTTACCCCATCATGAACGAACAGCACAACATATCCACTACATTGAGCGCCATTGCTCCAGTACGTCCGTTCACTGCACGCCGTCGCCCGTAAGGGTGCACATTATCTTCTGGGATTAGGTGAGTCCATTCCCGTTTCCAACCAAACCATTTCAATTTTTAATACAACTTAAACGTCAGCAATGGAACTAGTCGTTGCCAACGAATCACATTTTAAATACGCCAAGATCATAAGTGACACCATTACGGAGTCGGCCAAGGTTCGAGGTACTGGTATTGCCCAGCGCTCTCCGGAATACATCATCAAAAGATTGCAGAACGGCAATGCCGTTATTGCCCTTGATGGTGACAAATTTGCGGGATTCTGCTATATCGAGGTTTGGGGCAACAA
The sequence above is a segment of the Muricauda sp. SCSIO 64092 genome. Coding sequences within it:
- a CDS encoding mannosyltransferase; the protein is MQNRVAKYWKLHRIPILLVLVSCIFYGVFAHNLVREDFPKLLSLFAALFFLHYKLIQFKKWNFKFLLVAGILFRLVFLMVEPNLSQDFYRFIWDGELIKNGLNPYRCTPNELIEKTTFHIQNANELYQGMGTLSARHYSNYPPINQLFFYLSSLLGMGSIMGSLIWLRTFTIAADMGILYFGRKLLGNLNLSPHLLFWYFLNPLVIIELTGNLHFEGMMLFLFIWAMYLISAGKYILAAPIYAASIMLKLVPLLFLPLFLKFFGIRKSALFYSVVGVSSFIYLIPFYTPELAANYGKTIGLWFSNFEFNASIYNLVKYLGVEFFGSKPWELIKSYGNFVKVATLIIILLLTFMQKHQTLTSVLKSMFFVLVGYYFLSSTVHPWYIVFPLVLGLFTDYRFAILWSAVIILSYFTYSQPEFKENLWLITLEYFLVIGYFVYEFLKNRNIPQLIRKNS